Proteins encoded by one window of Gammaproteobacteria bacterium:
- a CDS encoding discoidin domain-containing protein, with product MRVWNTPKGKSRAPLTVALALCLSFVMNVGNAYAANRPFPQQRNYVGKIKPSHVTQTQMNTAVASYYGYWKQKYVKSSNGATPGGGYYVAMTGTGGTGNEITTSEAHGYGMILFALMGGKDAQAQQYFDGMYNMYDKHRSTINRNLMSWIIDQSESTSADSDSATDGDMDIAYALLLAHYQWGSAGKINYLNEAKRIINLGLKGSDVHTSSKRTMLGDWSTDQWATRPSDWMTGHMHAYFEATKDPFWNDTATTVYSMIDSFTRTYSPGTGLISDFVIGSTPRPAPPNFLEAATDDDYSWNSCRYPLRIAMDAAHFQRPEAKAAMTKVIGWLENTTNQQPSGILAGYRLNGSPMVGYSSMAFTAPFIAAATVATGNHQTFVNRGWDVMVTQKDSYYDDSINLLSMLFISGNWWAPIASDGGSGGGETPSQITARASAADSIYVAPNTLDGSLDPNSRWSAYGRGQWIEYDLGQSQTVQAVDLAFFKGNERRASFEIYLTNAAGQQTKVFTGQSNGTSLGFQRFDVPDQAARYVRIVGNGNNLNLWNSLTEVKIVTAASSTASVNTVATTATTSSAATAPVVQTSTSSVQTAAPNGSLTPGAFAVSTNSITTSTSVTKSLASQLQ from the coding sequence ATGCGTGTCTGGAATACACCAAAAGGGAAATCGCGAGCGCCGTTAACCGTGGCACTCGCGTTGTGTCTATCGTTCGTGATGAACGTCGGTAACGCTTACGCCGCCAACCGACCGTTCCCACAACAACGCAACTACGTCGGCAAAATCAAACCCAGCCACGTTACCCAAACGCAAATGAACACGGCCGTTGCCAGCTACTACGGCTACTGGAAGCAGAAATACGTCAAGTCTTCTAATGGCGCAACACCCGGCGGCGGCTACTACGTCGCCATGACCGGCACCGGTGGCACCGGCAATGAGATCACCACGTCGGAAGCGCACGGCTACGGCATGATCCTGTTCGCGCTGATGGGCGGGAAAGATGCGCAAGCGCAGCAATACTTCGACGGCATGTACAACATGTACGACAAGCACCGGTCGACGATCAATCGCAATTTAATGTCGTGGATCATCGATCAAAGCGAAAGCACCAGCGCCGATTCCGACTCCGCCACCGACGGCGACATGGACATCGCTTACGCGCTATTGCTCGCGCACTACCAATGGGGCTCCGCCGGCAAGATCAACTATCTCAACGAAGCAAAACGCATCATCAATCTCGGCCTCAAAGGCAGCGACGTTCACACCAGTTCCAAACGCACCATGCTCGGCGACTGGAGCACAGACCAATGGGCCACGCGTCCTTCTGATTGGATGACCGGCCACATGCACGCCTACTTCGAGGCAACGAAAGATCCGTTCTGGAACGATACCGCCACGACCGTCTACAGCATGATCGACAGCTTCACTCGTACTTACTCGCCCGGTACCGGCTTAATCTCCGACTTCGTTATCGGCTCCACGCCACGCCCGGCACCACCGAACTTTCTCGAAGCCGCCACCGACGACGACTACTCCTGGAACTCCTGTCGCTATCCATTGCGCATTGCCATGGATGCCGCCCACTTCCAGCGCCCCGAAGCGAAAGCCGCCATGACTAAAGTCATTGGCTGGCTCGAAAACACCACCAACCAACAACCGTCAGGCATCCTCGCCGGCTACCGTTTGAACGGTTCACCGATGGTGGGTTATTCCAGCATGGCGTTTACCGCTCCGTTCATTGCCGCGGCCACCGTCGCCACCGGTAACCACCAAACCTTCGTCAACCGCGGCTGGGACGTGATGGTCACCCAGAAAGACAGCTACTACGACGACTCCATCAATTTACTGTCGATGCTGTTCATCTCCGGTAACTGGTGGGCACCCATTGCGAGCGATGGCGGCAGCGGCGGCGGCGAAACCCCCAGCCAAATCACCGCCCGCGCCAGCGCCGCTGATAGTATCTACGTCGCGCCGAACACCCTAGACGGCAGCCTTGACCCCAACTCTCGTTGGTCCGCCTACGGACGTGGCCAATGGATTGAATACGATCTCGGACAATCGCAAACCGTCCAAGCCGTTGACTTGGCTTTTTTCAAAGGCAACGAACGCCGGGCATCGTTTGAAATCTATCTCACTAACGCCGCCGGACAGCAGACGAAAGTGTTTACCGGCCAAAGCAACGGCACGAGCCTCGGCTTCCAACGATTCGACGTTCCCGACCAAGCCGCACGTTATGTACGCATCGTAGGTAACGGCAATAACCTGAACTTGTGGAACAGCCTGACGGAGGTAAAGATTGTTACTGCCGCGAGTAGCACGGCGAGTGTTAACACGGTCGCTACTACCGCTACTACCAGCAGTGCCGCAACTGCCCCCGTTGTACAGACCTCTACGTCGAGTGTTCAGACTGCTGCGCCGAACGGCAGCCTAACGCCGGGCGCCTTCGCTGTGAGCACGAACAGCA